The following are encoded in a window of Sminthopsis crassicaudata isolate SCR6 chromosome 5, ASM4859323v1, whole genome shotgun sequence genomic DNA:
- the UCMA gene encoding LOW QUALITY PROTEIN: putative cartilage matrix-associated protein (The sequence of the model RefSeq protein was modified relative to this genomic sequence to represent the inferred CDS: deleted 4 bases in 3 codons): MIWKRILFLSCFMAFVLFAILEAGEGAAVGPKQAAGEGDKESLKKKIFLQDPEAANFFKKRGKRSTKSWDELNMENRQQLRAEEHRREYNEEQRNEFENFVKEQNDEQEERSREQIEQWRQWHYDGLYPPYLYNRHRI, from the exons ATGATTTGGAAGCGAATCCTTTTCCTCTCCTGCTTCATGGCTTTTGTGCTTTTTGCTA TTCTTGAGGCCGGGGAAGGTGCCGCTGTGGGCCCCAAACAAGCAGCCGGAGAAGGGGACAAAGAAA GTTTGAAGAAGAAGATCTTCCTCCAGGACCCAGAAGCTGCTAATTTCTTCAAGAAGCGGGGCAAGAGATCCACCAAATCCTGGGATGAGCTGAACA TGGAAAATCGGCAACAGCTTCGAGCAGAA GAGCATCGGCGGGAGTAT AATGAGGAGCAAAGGAATGAATTTGAGAACTTTGTG AAAGAACAGAATGATG AACAAGAAGAGCGGAGCCGGGAGCAGATCGAACAATGGCGTCAGTGGCACTATGATGGCCTTTACCCCCCCTACCTCTATAACCGTCATCGCATCTAA